The DNA window GATGCCCGAGACCATGTTCGACAACCTGACAAAACATGTTCCATATAATGAAAAACTCACCAAATCAATACTAAAAACAGCTGAAAGCAATCCCACTCCAGAAATAAAGACACATACCAAGCGGATAAGGCGGTCAGAATAGAAGATAAAATCATGCGTTGATGTTTTAGAATCACGTATGATCGTGTGCATTCCACGTATCTTGAAAGTCATAAACACCAAGTAAAGAATGGTGATATATATGTTTAGTGtacagaaagaaaataaatagatGGGAATGATACCTGAAAAGTTGATTGAATGACAACTAAGTTCGGGTATATTTTGCAAAGATCGTGCTGGCCAAGTTTTGTCCGTAGATGTTGGACAATTAGGTCGATGGCAACGGGATTGTCTCCTCCTCGAGGAATAATTATGTCAGCGAATTTTTTTGTAGGAAGAATAAAATCCTCAAATGCAGGCTTCACAAATCTTGCATACTGTTATTTTACATGAAACATTAATAGTTAGTAGAAATACAAATTCCTGAAAATAAGCAATGAGTTCCCTGCTATGCTACCTGATCAAGAACCATCCCGACGTCTCTACCCTTTTCTACTGTATCACGCCTTATTCTCCTCGCGAGACGAACATCAGCATCTGCACTGAAGAGTTTgtgttatcaaaaccaacctaAGTGCAGAAAATATTGGGAAAGGACAAGGAAGAGGAGAACCTGCATCGACGAATATCTTCATGTTCATCAAATCACGGACACGAGGATCATGAAAGACGAGTATGCCTCCTATAATTATTACATCTGAGGGATTCACCTGATAGAAGTGGACAGATTAAAGAAACAGAATAAATAAACGGTATGAAACACGAAGCAGAACACAGAGGATAGTACTCTTCGGGCAGGGAAAACATCGTTTTTATAACTCTTGAAATCGTATTTTGGAATGTCTACTGCCTGACTGTGCTTTAGTTTCTTCAACATGCACAACAACTGCTCTGTATCGAATGCATCTGAACAACAAACACGCAAACTGAATGAGTTATAGTAATAAAACTTGAATAGAAAGCATTACTCACCAGGATGATCAAAATTGTACTCATTGACTCTTGTAAGTTCTTCGGGTGTCAAATTGTGATAGAAGGAGTCCTGCGAACGCAGTCTATCAGCGAGGCTCGTGCTTCTCTACTTCAAATTATGTTAAAAAGTTCTCATAGAGAAACAGATGTACCTGGTTAACAAGTACGACGCGCTGATCATGAAGCTGTTCGATAATCATATCACAAACGGTAGTCTTTCCAGACGATGCACCTCCACCAACTCCTGCAGTTTAAAACGATCGACACATGGTAACTAAAAAAGACTTTCTAATTAGCCCCAAATGCAAACCACAACTACATAGACTTAATTCATTTCCTATATCTTTCAGTAACAGATACAAAGACACAAATTGGTTCGATTAATTCCAGTTCAGCACTACCAAAAAAAACGACAAGCGACTACTATTTGGCGATCATAGGTGGAGTTGAAGACGTTCCAAGTACCTATGACAAAAGGTTGCTTGCCATTTTTAGATGCAGCAATGTGTTGCTCAGCTTCTGAAGCACTTTGACCTGTTTCACCTAAACGAAAACCGGAGAAATGAACGCCCGATACAGCTTCTATCAAATCTCCGACCGCTGTTGAGCCCATGACTTGCACAAGAAACAGAACAATATCAAGGAAAATTAGTGTATCTAATAATCATCTCCAAACAAATGTGTATGTAAATCAATCCTATTCAAATTTCAGAAGCTTGACACTTAGAATCTGAGAACCTTAGATGAATAGTGACAAATAGAATTTCTTTTGGTGGAACATACATATTCACAAGGAGAAAAAATATCAGCTTCTCAACTTTTTGGATATTTCAAACTAGTTTAGAGGGAATAGTCACTATTCACTAAGTTAGCAATGTACATTTTTATAGAGGAAAACTGGATTTTCTCACTCTTTGTGATTATTTGCCAAAATAAGAATCGAAAAATGTATGTGGATTTAGCTGGACTGGATTGTTATTATCTCTTTTTATGTCCTATTAATTGTAACATATTCACTTTTATAATTTAGATAAGTGAACTCACGTTTTActgatttaatttataaaattaatacataaaataatttttctttctaattttatgcatTATTTAAAATATGTCTAAGTTAATTGAGATATTTATTCCCAACCTTAGAGAATACGACTATAGTTTAATAGAGAATAGAGAGTCTATAGACAGATCGATTTTTGTAGAAAAATGTAAACCAAGTAATATAGTAATTGCCTAGATTTATGAGGAAacaaaatattaagaaaatgtGCATGGATATGATAATTGTTAGTATTTATATTGGATATGGATCCTCTGCTCTGCAATTTTGCACAGCAGAAGCTGCTGTTTctaatacataaataaaataatataaatttattttattttatttattttatttatttgatttttttattcatgTGTGAGAAACAGCAGCTTCTGCTGTGCAAAATTGCATAGCAGAGGATCCATATCCATTTATATTTGTGTTATTAATAAATGGAATGTCTGGCTGTCGTCGAATCTCTAATCGACACTGGATTTGTTCGAATCCAATGTGGGACGCGTTAAGAtgcaagatatatatatatttttttcgttTTGTACACGTTGGCACAAAATATCTCGAGTTGTCGAATGGGCCCATCCCTGACATGGGCCGGACAGTTTGGGCCTGGCCCTTGCACACTTAGTAAGCGGACCAGACTGGATTGGGTTGTGCAGGAAAGTATCTACTCAAACATTTTTAAACTTATCATATGAagctttaattttttatacgGTTATCCAGGGGCGAAcgcaaaaaaaatattagagtAGGGGCTATATATTCAAATTTTGTATGAGATAATAATTTACTTATATTTTGTTGTTTGGGTAGGGGCATTTGCACTTTATTTTACATAAATTACCAACAAAATCATAATATTATATAACTAAAACAATGAAAAAATTTAGttggggcttaagcccctccttAATTGCATGTGTGTCCGCCCATGCTCCTATCTCATTTGTTgatcttttatttttagtttgttccataAAAAATGTTATATTTCTTTTCAAATGATTTCAGTGAGAAATTCAAAGTCATTTAAGTTAACTTTTCAAAATATagtaattaatttcattttatttatgtatttataaaaaaaattaaattaattagtatttttattatatacaaATTAATGAATTAAGACAGAATATatgtaattaaaaattactcataaaataaaaataaacaagaaaataagaaaaatgaagtgAACTATtcatatttatcattaatatAATTGTAGAGGCTTTAATATGTTGTGAAGTCAAAGTCAAGACGTTTGTAAAATTCACTTTGTATACATGGTAAATTCTATtccacatttttaaaaattattaatccGAATTTCAATTGCCAAGCGTCCTTGTAACCGGCGATATACTATTTCGTTTTGGTAAGCTAATGTTTATCTTTCAATCAATTCATCTTTTTGAGTTGCTATCATTGAATAATTCAACCTCAAATTAATGTTAGAATTAATGAAAATAATTGATTAACAAATCTAGCTACGCGAACATAAAGATATATTCACATGTAAGTGTTCTATGTTAGATAATATCCTTACCTAAAATTGAATCTTCAGAACCATGTGTAGCAACATTATTAGTACATGCAGTTATATTGACCTTAATAATTTCGCAATGCAATGACTATTTATGGATTAGCGATGCAAAACGatctaatttatttaaataatgctCCAAAATCTTTTGGTTCATCCACCTGCAGTCAGTCTGTAGATAGCATTGTCTTCGAATAATTTAAAGATTTCCATAATCTAGAGAAAGGCAAATCTAATAATCgactatataaattataattatagtttaaTATAGAGAGTGTGTGATTATTGCATGTATCGCCTTCCTATTCTGATttcgtgattttacttcactaaatatataaaatcacTTAATTGACATTGTGATATAATTAATGTTGAACATCGTGAAAcctttatttttagtttgttttagtTCATTTAGAAcgtttttaattcattttttgtgTGTTTCAATTCATTTTATATTGAGTTTAATTGATggccattttacttcattctttctAAAATGAAGTACTAAAACAAACTCATAATAAACTATTGTTGGTTCGACAATTCAACACTAGGAATTAGTTTTGTATATATTACTACCCTAGacgtagtagtagtagtaatatttaatatACTAAATATAAGTATGCTCACTTTTCCGCCTTGGCTACCAACTTTGACGTACCTAAGGTAGTcgtaatatttaattatacgGTACTGAAGCATTATGGTTTTCCAAAGACATTGGCTTCGAATAGaaaacatatatttttttattgttatctGGAATGATTTGTTGAGACTTAGTGTTACTACAGTGCACTTTACAACAACTTATCATTTAAAATCGGACGGCTAGACTAAGGTTTGAAATAAAGGATTAAAACAATACTCGCGCTCATTTACGATAATCCGTCAGACCAAATGTTCACAATTCCTTCTGTGGGCTGAATTGGCTCTCAATTGTCAATATCACGCAGGCCTTGGAACATCTCCCTTTCGGGCACTATATGGTCATGATCCACCAGCCTTGGTCTTGAGACCACCTTCAGATTCAATGCCGCCGTCGCCGTGCTTGGTCAAGATTCTCATTGAGCGCACGAGTCTCGTCGTTGAGTTGCTCCACAATCTGAGTCAAGCACAACAACGCTTACGTGACACTGCAAACGTGACTAATGCGACATGCAGTTTGCAGTAGGTGACCTAGTTTGGCTGAAGCTGCAACCCTACAAACAACACTCTTTCGCATGGCCTCAATCGGAAAAATTAGATAGACAATTTTGTTGACCTTCCGGATTCTTGAGAAAATAGGacattgataaggctaatttcatgcatcggtctaggggttttatttcgtgaaattactgggtctaacgcacgatttaagccaggtgtgtgaaggtttttgctagatccaggaaaagaagaggacgcttgcatggtcctaggaaactggcgaaaaagtggacattatgaaggaaattgcttgacggaggaaacctcggagttgaagggtagaatagggatttctacgaagactctagaaggctatgtccgcatctataaaaggaagaagcatgcaagctggggggatcttctcggtggagaccttgctaacagcctgtagcttagtccattctcttcacactcttgggttctttcggtgggaaattcagggcacactagggggttcacctctagctttcatacattttcgatctggttgtaacaccgtccttctttagggcgaagaaacaatttattttccgctttcgtttctgctgaattcgccgagcttcgctgttcgaagctcggacctttttgtttctggatatttcttacttttatgcaagtttcgttttcgtttACATCGATCGTGATGGTTActgttgtttgattgtgtttacttgaattctggagttggattgttggagttggttgatttctggattattgcaggttaatggttgaatctgggagaatggagctggtttgtgaatgaatcggggttttgtctggttaatgttgtggagttgttcgtgattgttggaatttggcggtgatcggagcagatctgttagaatcggagttatggagttgattttgttgattgttgagtttggattgcttggatccggagtggattaagcgtccgacgtgattctgagcaggagtgtttaattttatgccgcgcttacgtgttttcatttcatttcgcctagtttacgtagatctggtgtatttccgattcgtagcaagtttccggcgtccaaatttctatattctgttcgaatccaggagtatgctttgttttctgcatttacgcgtctgagttggttaggaaattgcatgggttggttgtctgcagcttttaccgtacttgctatttctggaaacatggtccccactgttagttgttttctgtttagctagattaggtaattgtttacttagtctagggagtaattgtgtctttcggatttgatgtctgattccagtaagttttctgtgtcctaggtctagcgtttacatttcttgcctagatctagtgatagttaaaatctcaacccctttgtgtggcagcagccgtttgtttccatagtctcttagcactactttgcgaatccatctctgtgggatcgaccccacttccctatactaattcatagtattcgggttgagggatttatttttgaaggggagtcgagtgtgtccaacgacaaaaacactgtagttctcttgagttcctggacccagtgatccagtggatttaaggagcgttgtgtctggaccgagctttgcattaattctcatatgtgcacacttgcttactcctgagtctagtcattcgacattagagtcgaatGAGATGACAGAcacttcaaatggcgtcgttgccggggatggatggcgtgcttagtgttagtgttcagagtctgtggtgtaaatagttttgatttgttttccttctcttttgtttgcagtttatgagcagaggctcaagatctacctactggagcaactcatctgggtggaaacacgaCCAGTTTGATTGActggttaaggatacagtctctactgtgaccaccagatcagggttcaccacgggagatccgtttctgagtgaatttactagcgacgaatcttggacgtcatcaggacgcgaagatccagaatcaccacccgaatcagaaacagagtcagaaacaggggaagcagaggaagtagtcatggcgcaggtggtagacccagatccagaaatcggctctctcactgcccatttagatggagaaccagctcaagctatagtgatgaatccacgccagagaactatcgagatcaagacaaacgtactcggcatcttgccgacgttctctgggcgtagaaatgagtgtccgtatgagttcttaaatgaattcagtaagttatgtggtattcagaagaggccgaatgatgcaacagaggaggattatcgcctacgagcgattccgtttaccttgaagggggaagctaatacgtggctattgaggttgcctccggattctatccgcacgtggagggacttcaagttagaattcttagattatttcttcccatccaacaagacgaatgcacttaagaaagaaatactagagtgtaaacaagattacgatgaatcgttgagtcagtattggtcgagatttaaggggttgttggatgcatgcccgaatcaccgaatgatagaggcagagacctactctctgttttacgaaggagcaactcccgagtcaaaggacttaatgaacttctcgagtgggggaaatttcacaagaaaaaggggaagtgaggcaagagagatcctagggaagttgattgacgctaagaaggcgtacgataaccctaggaatgcggtgaaaagaggatcggtgcatgctgtgagagaacaagaagatgacaaagtcgaagcaaggattgataggctcgagaaggctcttttgaacgcgattgaaaagacgattccactggcttcacaagggaatgagaaatctcctggtccaggagataatcaaatgcaacaatattacgggacccaggaagggggttatcaggcccaggtcaatgcaatgggaagttggaatcccgatgggagctggaatccagggagacagagagatgccccttggagaaaccatccaaatttcagatggactgacaatgaacagaatcagccgacaccacaacaaagtcagcagtttgcacctcagcccgaaagacaaggtaactggtcaggaaggaatcaagaggggcagggcaactggattaatcggaaccaaggagaccactcgagctggggaaacatgaatcagagcaatcaggggaactcttatgtacccccacaccaaaggaattttcagaacaattaccagggccaaggaaatcaatacaataactcttcaggcggtcaaggaaacgctcgtcagaatcaagcaagtggaccaactctgagtatagggccagggcccagtcaacccccgaaaccaccaaagagtatcgatgatatggtgcacgacctcgtcagttctcagcaacatatgcaaaacaacctgcaattgaacaatgacgtagtgcacaagcttcaagatgctcaacaggaacAGAAGGCAGTgatggatatgctggcaaagcaactgtcacaaatagctacttccttgagtgatatgcggggaaacgagtgcaaaattcctgcctcagtaaggccacctgatagagctaatataagtcagattaccttgagatccgggaaagggtatgatgggccagtggtaagaacaaaggaggtgacagatcccaaagaagacagggaagaagaggatacaattcctaggccaaGACACTTGGGGGGGAGTATtaccttggtcaaggatgaccttaagacatgagatttagagaaacctttGCCTAGGTCAACTGaatcattcttcctcgatccagagccggagttggaagatgaggcagtgggaaaagaaactggagagttatcagctgaaagttctaccggagcaggaaAGCGACCGAAACCCTTTCCAAGCCgaggggaagccaagaagcaaaaggaagagccggtggacttcatggacatttttgggaagttggagatCAATCTGTCattcttacaggccctgaagatgctagtctttagcaagttcatcaaggaatttatagctgggaaggctagacccagtgggaaaattctgataggcgagaacgtctccgcagtgattcagaagaggaagatgccttcaaaatgcaatgacccaggtatgttcaccttacccatctctattggtgacatgaaaatcgagcatgctatgtgtgatttgggtgcgtcgataaatgtgttaccactttccatatacaagaaattagtgggggtaggcatggtagacacgaaggtagtgattcaactggcggacatgtcatgcatctgtcctgaaggggtgcttgagaatgtgatagtcaaggtacacgacttcttgtaccctgctgatttccatgtgattaagatgagtgataatgagtctgcagagtcgggcggagtacttttagggagacccttcctacgtaccgctaagactatcattgatgtttttgatagaacaatttgccttgattataatggggagaaatacacattcagcattgatgaggcaatgaagaaacctcttgacgttgaaaatttgcatgctatagatgctattaaccctttggtccaagaataccttgagacggaattaatgcaggaacagattgagaactccgagatgagtcatgccattgatagagaagtggccagttggtgtcaagcaatgaacacaagtgagttatctgatgaggagttagctgaagcaattctggaattctgtgcaaatccggagctagctaggtcaaggaatacaccttatgtggcgagtgtggaaggttctgctgggtcgaggaagggaatgacaaccgaaacaacagagaaaaatcccttgccccaggaaaaagacgttcccaagaaagagttgaaaacacttccaccagacctaaagtatgcttatttagaggaaaatgaaactttccctgtgattatcaacagcagcttgaccaagggacaggaagaggaactgctgaaggtaatccgaagaaacaagaaggctattgggtggacactctctgacctggtaggaattagtccagatttgtgcatgcatcacatccgcttggaggaaggagcaaaagcctgcagagatcctcaacgcaaattgaatcctaacatgagggaggaagtgctgaatgaagtattgaaactactctccctaggaatcatttattccataccagacagtgaatgggtgagtccagtccatatggtacccaagaagtcaggaatacaggtggtcaagaacgacaagaatgaattggtgcccaccagactagtcactgggtggaggatgtgcatcgattataggaagttaaatgaagcgaccaagaaagaccatttccatctacctttcattgaccagatgctggagaggctagcgggcaagcaatacttctgtttcctagacgggtatagtgggtattttcaaatctatgtggatcccgaggaccaggagaagacaactttcacgtgtcctttcggcacgtatgcttacaggaggatgtcgtttggcctgtgcaatgcgccagacacttttcagcggtgtatgatgagtatcttctcggatctcttggaggactgcatcgagatttttatggacgacttcactgtgtacgggaattcatttgactcatgtttggctagtttggatatagtattgagaaggtgccaggaaaaacatttggttttaaacttcgagaaatgccactttatggtccctgagggaattgtcctagggcacgtagtctcggaaagaggtatacaggtagaccaggcaaagattgaggtgatctcaaaactgccttacccgacgaatcagaaggaggtgggaggattcctagggcatgccggattctataggaggttcataaaagattttgcaaaaattgctcagccactcacccacttgttgcataacgatgttgattttgtctttgatgaggaatgcaaaaaggcttttcagttgttaaaagacaggctagtatctgcgcctattattagagcgcccgactggaatctaccctttgagattatgtgtgacgcaagcgattatgcggtgggagcggtgctaggtcaaagagttgatgggaaaagctatgtgatcttttatgcttcaaaaacgctgaatcaagctcagagaaattatgacactactgaaaaagaaatgctggcggtagtatactcatttgagaaatttcgcccgtacttgcttgggttgagggtgatagtcttcaccgaccacgcggctataaagtacctgttggcaaagaaagaatccaagccgagattaatccgatgggtgttgcttttgcaggaattcgattgggaagtcagagacaaaaagggaacagaaaataaagtagccgatcatctgagcaggatatttcaaggggagaccgaggaagcaataccggatgcattcccagaggaacatttgtactacgtgaaaaaatttcctcgacctatcagctgggacgagattatggtgttaacaggtccaggggatgccgaaaagggaaatgtcatcaaaacgctgagccatggttcgctgacctggcaaattacttagtcactggagaggtgcccagttcgcaagtaatttcccgggcccagaagatgaaattgaagagcgaggccaagtactatttctgggatgacccgtatttgtggcgaatgggagccgaccaagtaatccggaggtgtattccggagtgggaacagagggatgtgctgaatcattgccatgctctagcatgtggaggtcactttggacctaggaagaccgcaaggaaggtgttagatagtggtttttactggcctacattgcataaggatgcgttcgagttttgtcagaattgtgagaggtgtcaacagactgggggaatctccagaagagatgaaatgccgcaagtcccggtgatcgtttgtgaaattttcgatgtttggggaatggacttcatgggtccatttccatcttcatacgggaatacatacatactagtggcagtggattatgtttcgaaatggatagaagccaagacgaccacatcttgcgaagctaaggaggtatcgaagtttcttagagctaatgtcttcaatcggtacggagtgccgagagctataatatctgacaatgggacgcatttccgcaaccggactattgaagctttgatgagaaagtatggcgtccaccacagattgtctacaccttatcatcctcaatctaacggctaggcagaaatatcaaacagagaaatcaaagcgatcctggaaaaaacggtgaatccgtcgaggaaagactggagcaagagaattgatgatgcattatgggcatacAGAATAGCgtataaaacgcccattggaatgtctccttacaggttagtattcggtaagatgtgtcacttgccggtgggaattgagcacaaggcgtactgggcggtcaaggagattaatatgaatcctcaagcttgtgaggaagagaggaaactgcaactccaggagttggaagaattgcgacttgaatcctatgagtcagcaatgtggtacaaggaaaagaccaaaatgtggcatgataagaatctccggaccaaggaactgcaagtggggcagaaggttctcctgttccagtcccgactcaagttaatgcccggtaagctgaagtccaaatggactggaccatacactgttgtgagtttgCGTGCGAACGGAGcggtagaaatccagggaagtttttcaaactctactccatttcttgtcaatggccatagggtaaaggtatttagggataactcggagatgtgtgtagtggacgaagttcCACTACGCGTACTCCCTAATATCGCCTGATCattctgggaagtgagtgttcttggagatttcctaggtccagtatcGAAGAAGTTTTATCATGGCCTGgtctagggaatcttgagaacactggaacataaattgtaaatatttagtcgcttttagtaaatcaagaaaacccaaacaaatcagaaagcaaacaatcttccaaaaatatttttgaaataccaGGCTCCtttaggaatgtttttgatattgtcataccctagacccggggagtctggcgtttcaatttttagtttaatgtttttctctaagtgtgattttgcagaaggaagttacttgggcagggaattgaggagtaaaattttggagggagtaggCACCGGCtcggatttcaaaagacacctttatggggaggtgtacggtcgctagcgtcatgcctgcaaaccACTTGCAACAAAAACCGTCCTCGCCCATACCTATCGGATAATAACCGTGTTctccttttattttacttattcactctctctctacatccgaAATTCCACAAATTCTCTCTAGGCTTTCtcttttctaaccctaatcaaagtaATTTCCGTCCAAGTCTGTGTAAAAAATTTTGCAGAGTtctccatggataacaagcaaagtgccgggaacacctcaggatccgccgattcaagtgcggcaacgtttatggccgagctattccagaaattcgggggtgcggagaaggcgatggaggcattcgccatgtttgcaaccgcaatg is part of the Salvia splendens isolate huo1 chromosome 22, SspV2, whole genome shotgun sequence genome and encodes:
- the LOC121787852 gene encoding uridine kinase-like protein 3 isoform X3 — encoded protein: MGSTAVGDLIEAVSGVHFSGFRLGETGQSASEAEQHIAASKNGKQPFVIGVGGGASSGKTTVCDMIIEQLHDQRVVLVNQDSFYHNLTPEELTRVNEYNFDHPDAFDTEQLLCMLKKLKHSQAVDIPKYDFKSYKNDVFPARRVNPSDVIIIGGILVFHDPRVRDLMNMKIFVDADADVRLARRIRRDTVEKGRDVGMVLDQYARFVKPAFEDFILPTKKFADIIIPRGGDNPVAIDLIVQHLRTKLGQHDLCKIYPNLVVIQSTFQIRGMHTIIRDSKTSTHDFIFYSDRLIRLVVEHGLGHLPFTEKQVTTPTGSVYIGVDFCKRLCGVSIIRSGESMENALRACCKGIKIGKILIHKGGDNVQQLIYEKLPTDISDRHVLLLDPILGTGNSAVEAISLLIKKGVSEANIIFLNLISAPQGVHAVCRCFPLVKIVTSEIEMGVNESYRVIPGMGEFGDRYFGTDEDWNPNTKLLKSFLC
- the LOC121787852 gene encoding uridine kinase-like protein 3 isoform X1; translated protein: MGSTAVGDLIEAVSGVHFSGFRLGETGQSASEAEQHIAASKNGKQPFVIGVGGGASSGKTTVCDMIIEQLHDQRVVLVNQDSFYHNLTPEELTRVNEYNFDHPDAFDTEQLLCMLKKLKHSQAVDIPKYDFKSYKNDVFPARRVNPSDVIIIGGILVFHDPRVRDLMNMKIFVDADADVRLARRIRRDTVEKGRDVGMVLDQYARFVKPAFEDFILPTKKFADIIIPRGGDNPVAIDLIVQHLRTKLGQHDLCKIYPNLVVIQSTFQIRGMHTIIRDSKTSTHDFIFYSDRLIRLVVEHGLGHLPFTEKQVTTPTGSVYIGVDFCKRLCGVSIIRSGESMENALRACCKGIKIGKILIHKGGDNVQQVCLATRLLVNARDRCHLESCFFCFLVQLIYEKLPTDISDRHVLLLDPILGTGNSAVEAISLLIKKGVSEANIIFLNLISAPQGVHAVCRCFPLVKIVTSEIEMGVNESYRVIPGMGEFGDRYFGTDEDWNPNTKLLKSFLC
- the LOC121787852 gene encoding uridine kinase-like protein 3 isoform X2: MGSTAVGDLIEAVSGVHFSGFRLGETGQSASEAEQHIAASKNGKQPFVIGVGGGASSGKTTVCDMIIEQLHDQRVVLVNQDSFYHNLTPEELTRVNEYNFDHPDAFDTEQLLCMLKKLKHSQAVDIPKYDFKSYKNDVFPARRVNPSDVIIIGGILVFHDPRVRDLMNMKIFVDADADVRLARRIRRDTVEKGRDVGMVLDQYARFVKPAFEDFILPTKKFADIIIPRGGDNPVAIDLIVQHLRTKLGQHDLCKIYPNLVVIQSTFQIRGMHTIIRDSKTSTHDFIFYSDRLIRLVVEHGLGHLPFTEKQVTTPTGSVYIGVDFCKRLCGVSIIRSGESMENALRACCKGIKIGKILIHKGGDNVQQVCLATRLLVNARDRCHLESCFFCFLVQLIYEKLPTDISDRHVLLLDPILGTGNSAVEAISLLIKKGVSEANIIFLNLISAPQGVHAVCRCFPLVKIVTSEIEMGVNESYRVIPGMGEFGDRYFGTDEDWNPNTK